The window TGCGGCCAGTCTTGAGTTCCGCCTCGAGCAGCGCGTACTCCAGCCAGCGGTCGATCAGATTGAACACCGTATGCGACGCCAGGCCGTCCGCCTGCACGCGCACGCGGCGCTCGCCGTCCGCGGTCAGATACTTGTGCAGCGGCTCCTTGACCGCCCGGCGACGGCCCCAATCGCTCGCCCACTCACCGTGAACGCAAGCATAGTAGCGCTTATCCATCTTGTTCTCGCGAATCTGCTCATGCAGGTTGACGAGCGCCGTGCGCTTCTTGGCCAGCATCAGAATGCCGGACGTTTCGCGATCCAGGCGATGCACCAGTTCGAGGAATTTCGCTTGCGGCCGCGCCGAACGCATCTGCTCGATCACGCCGAAGGCCACGCCGCTGCCGCCGTGGACCGCCACGCCGGCCGGTTTATCGATCACGAGCATGTGCTCGTCTTCAAAAATGATCTTGAAGTCCGCGCTCGGCACCGGCGCGTGAGCCGCCGCCTCGTTCGGCTGAGCAACGCGAATGGGCGGCACGCGCACCAGATCGCCAAGCTCGAGACGGTACTGCGCGTCTATCCGGCCCTTATTCACACGCACTTCCCCGCTGCGCAGGATGCGATAAATATGGCTTTTTGGCACGCCTTTACAGACGCGCAACAGGAAGTTGTCGATGCGCTGTCCGGCCGCGCTGTCGTCGATCTCGATCATCGAGACCTGGTCGCTTGCGACCGATTTCTGGGATATTTTGCCTAACTCTTTCATTCTGAATATAATTTGCCCAGCAGTCTGCGGCGGCCGGCGCAGTGTCCGAGTTCGGGCGGATTGCGCAGGTGCAAGCTTGAAACCGTTATTTTACTTGCGCCGGGGTCTGGTTGCTCACCCTGAAAATGAGATGCAACAAGTTGCACGCACGAAGTCAGTGCCCGGCAGGGACGGCGCCCACAGGCGCGTTCGGTCAAGGTCGGCTTCGACGGTAACGGAATTTTGGTAAAAAAGAATTTAACTTTCAGCTTCGGTATCGGGCGGTAGACGCCCTGCTGTACGAAGCTGCAGGTTGCGAAAATACGGCGTGCGCCCGAGGCGTCTTGTAGAAAGTGCAAGACATGGCGACGTCAAAATGAGGCGAGACACCCCCAGCTGGAAAAGACGCGCCGACTGCGCGAACTTCCCGCTGCGGCATGACCGCAGCCTTCGACCCTCCGGTCACGCGCCCACCCGGCGCACCGGCGCGAGTGGACGAAGGCTTATGAAGGTCTGCTGGCAGAACCCGCGGCGTGTCGGGTCGTTATTTGAAGCCGTGTTCGCATGTGCCCTGCGGCACCGTGCCCCTTTTTTGATGGGCCGGGCCCTTCCAGGCAATTCTCCCGCCATTTTTCCCGCTCCAGCGTGCTTGTGAAAACACAATAAGGCGCGGCATGCCTTTGCCCGCAACGCTTTCGCGACTGACAACCGCGCGAGCGTTGGGGTGGCTAAGCCGCTCTGGAGCCGTTCAATGAAACGAATGTTGTTCAACGCGACGCAGCAGGAAGAACTGCGCGTCGCCATCGTCGATGGGCAAAAACTCATCGATATCGACATCGAAACCGCCGGGCGCGAACAGCGCAAAGGCAATATTTACAAAGGCATCATTACTCGCATCGAGCCGTCGCTCGAAGCCTGTTTCGTCAACTACGGCGAAGACCGCCACGGTTTTCTGCCGTTCAAGGAAGTCGCCCGCCAGTATTTCCGTGACGGCGTCGACATGCGTTCCGCGCGCATCCAGGACGCGCTGCGCGAAGGTCAGGAACTGATCGTTCAGGTCGAAAAAGAAGAGCGCGGCAACAAGGGCGCAGCCCTCACCACGTTCATCTCGCTCGCCGGCCGTTATCTGGTCCTGATGCCGAACAACCCGCGCGGCGGCGGCGTGTCGCGCCGGATCGAAGGCGACGACCGCCAGGAACTGCGCGAAACCATGGCGCAACTGCAATTGCCGGAAGGCATGAGCATCATCGCGCGCACGGCCGGTATCGGTCGCAGCGCCGAAGAGCTGCAGTGGGACCTGAACTACCTGATGCAACTGTGGCGCGCGATTGAAGCCGCGTCGCAAAGCGGTTCGAGCGGTCAGCCGATGCTGATTTATCTCGAATCGAGCCTGGTGATCCGCGCGATTCGCGACTATTTCCAGCCGGATATCGGCGAAATTCTGATCGACACCACCGAAATCCATGACCAGGCCCGCGCCTTCATGGACATCGTGATGCCGGACAATGTCAGCAAGGTGAAGCGGTATCACGACGACGTGCCGCTCTTCTCGCGCTTCCAGATCGAACACCAGATCGAAACGGCTTACTCGCGCACGGTGCCGCTGCCCTCGGGCGGCGCAATCGTGATCGACCACACCGAAGCGCTGGTCGCGATCGACGTGAACTCGGCCCGCGCCACCAAGGGCGCCGACATCGAAGAAACGGCCGCGCGAACCAATCTCGAAGCCGCCGACGAAGTGGCCCGCCAGTTGCGTCTGCGCGACCTGGGTGGCCTGATCGTGATCGACTTCATCGACATGGAATCGGCCAAGAGTCAGCGCGAAGTCGAACAACGCCTGAAAGACGCGCTCAAGCACGACCGTGCGCGCGTCCAGATGGGCAAGATTTCGCGCTTCGGCCTGATGGAACTGTCGCGTCAGCGTCTGCGTCCGGCGCTGTCGGAAGGCAGCCACGTGACCTGCCCGCGCTGTAACGGCACGGGCCACATTCGCGATACCGAATCGTCCGCGCTGCAAGTGCTGCGGATCATTCAGGAAGAAGCGATGAAGGAAAACACCGCGGCGATCCATTGCCAGGTGCCGGTCGAAGTGACCGCCTTCCTGCTGAACGAGAAGCGCGCCGAAATCAACAAGATCGAATCGCGTTTCAGGGTCAATGTCGTTCTGATCCCGAACAAGCATCTCGATACGCCGCACTACAAGCTGGAGCGTCTGCGTCACGACGATGCCCGCCTGGACGAACCGCGCGCTTCGTGGAAGATGGCCGAAGAAGCGGCCCGCGAAATGGAGTCGGAAACCGGCTACAGCAAGCGTGCTGAAGAAGTGAAGCCGAAGCAGGAAGCGGCGGTCAAGGGCATCACGCCTGAAAAACCGGCGCCGAGCGCACCGGTTCGCGCAACGGCAACCCCGGCTCCGGTCGCGGTTACGCCGGCGAGCGGTGGTTTCATCGGCTGGTTGAAGAATCTGTTCGGCATGCAACCGGCTGCTCCGGCACCGGTCGCACCGGCCTCGACGGAAAAGCAGACCCGTCCGCAACGCGGCGAACGCACGGAGCGCGGTGAGCGCACCGGCGAACGCGGCGGCGATCGCAACCGCAATCGCCGTGGCGGCGCAGGCGGCCGTGACGCAGCAGGACGTGCCGAAGG is drawn from Burkholderia sp. 9120 and contains these coding sequences:
- a CDS encoding Rne/Rng family ribonuclease, translated to MKRMLFNATQQEELRVAIVDGQKLIDIDIETAGREQRKGNIYKGIITRIEPSLEACFVNYGEDRHGFLPFKEVARQYFRDGVDMRSARIQDALREGQELIVQVEKEERGNKGAALTTFISLAGRYLVLMPNNPRGGGVSRRIEGDDRQELRETMAQLQLPEGMSIIARTAGIGRSAEELQWDLNYLMQLWRAIEAASQSGSSGQPMLIYLESSLVIRAIRDYFQPDIGEILIDTTEIHDQARAFMDIVMPDNVSKVKRYHDDVPLFSRFQIEHQIETAYSRTVPLPSGGAIVIDHTEALVAIDVNSARATKGADIEETAARTNLEAADEVARQLRLRDLGGLIVIDFIDMESAKSQREVEQRLKDALKHDRARVQMGKISRFGLMELSRQRLRPALSEGSHVTCPRCNGTGHIRDTESSALQVLRIIQEEAMKENTAAIHCQVPVEVTAFLLNEKRAEINKIESRFRVNVVLIPNKHLDTPHYKLERLRHDDARLDEPRASWKMAEEAAREMESETGYSKRAEEVKPKQEAAVKGITPEKPAPSAPVRATATPAPVAVTPASGGFIGWLKNLFGMQPAAPAPVAPASTEKQTRPQRGERTERGERTGERGGDRNRNRRGGAGGRDAAGRAEGTNGARQGQAQGQGQQPSSQRREEREPREGREVREAREGREPREAREGREPRGARESREPREGREGREPREAREPREGREPRENRDRDNRGERAETAEAAPRGERQERGERRERGERTERGGRKPQAETADALTQGETQTAEELAQNQAALGENGMPIDQEAVAREGEERRRRRRGRRGGRREREEDVNGNLAADVAEAEGDSTNVNDEAPVRTAHQPVEHKAEVNEASEVKPVEVVVAAVATETAVVTELHAATETPVLAVEKAVTTEAVVPAAEAPAAPVAVEPVVEAPVAQAAAVPVEAAQAAPAASETVSLVEPVAHVEAPAHTHVEAPAVAAAVETVESVESAQAAPAPVEPAAPAVVAEAPVVQPAPQVEIVEPQPVVAAAAPAAEPAAIERSESAPVAAAPQVQAQAPQAAQAPRNSGVSAEALKPVLEQAGLVWVNTDADKLRAAQETAAQTVKPARVVRERKQLSPVDSAPMQQVETGKHTQ
- a CDS encoding RluA family pseudouridine synthase; translation: MKELGKISQKSVASDQVSMIEIDDSAAGQRIDNFLLRVCKGVPKSHIYRILRSGEVRVNKGRIDAQYRLELGDLVRVPPIRVAQPNEAAAHAPVPSADFKIIFEDEHMLVIDKPAGVAVHGGSGVAFGVIEQMRSARPQAKFLELVHRLDRETSGILMLAKKRTALVNLHEQIRENKMDKRYYACVHGEWASDWGRRRAVKEPLHKYLTADGERRVRVQADGLASHTVFNLIDRWLEYALLEAELKTGRTHQIRVHLQHLELPIVGDAKYGDFALNKALARANAKPGLKRMFLHAYRLKLTHPATGESIQFEAPLPAECRSFVAQLNELRNGSNPETTPHG